The Taeniopygia guttata chromosome 4A, bTaeGut7.mat, whole genome shotgun sequence genome has a segment encoding these proteins:
- the FAM199X gene encoding protein FAM199X, protein MTEEPYEKFLTPEEPCPLLSHQHPPRGGSLSLSEEGCLDVSDFGCQLSSCHRTDPLHRFHSNRWNLTSCGTSVASSECSEELFSSVSVGDQDDCYSLLDDQEFTSFDLFPEGSVCSDVSSSISTYWDWSDSEFEWQLPGSDIASGSDVLSDVIPSIPSSPCLLPKKKNKHRNLDELPWSAMTNDEQVEYIEYLSRKVSTEMGLREQLDIIKIIDPTAQISPTDSEFIIELNCLTDEKLKQVRNYIKEHGPRQRSARESWKRSSYSCASTSGVSGASASSSSASMVSSASSSGSSVANSASNSSANMSRAHSDSNLSTSAAERIRDSKKRSKQRKLQQKALRKRQLKEQRQARKERLSGLFLNEEVLSLKVTEEDHEGDVDVLM, encoded by the exons ATGACCGAGGAGCCGTACGAGAAGTTCCTGACTCCCGAGGAGCCCTGCCCGCTGCTCTCGCACCAGCACCCGCCGCGGGGCGGCAGCTTGAGCCTGAGCGAGGAGGGCTGCCTGGACGTCAGCGATTTCGGCTGCCAGCTCTCCTCCTGCCACCGCACCGACCCTCTGCACCGCTTCCACTCCAACAG GTGGAACTTGACGTCTTGTGGGACGAGCGTGGCCAGCTCGGAGTGCAGCGAGGAGCTGTTCTCATCCGTGTCCGTGGGGGATCAGGATGATTGTTACTCTCTGCTGGATGACCAGGAGTTCACCTCTTTTGATCTGTTCCCTGAGGGCAGTGTCTGCAGTGATGTCTCCTCTTCTATCAGCACATACTGGGATTGGTCAGACAGCGAGTTTGAGTGGCAG TTGCCTGGCAGCGACATTGCAAGTGGGAGTGATGTGCTTTCTGATGTTATACCGAGTATTCCAAGCTCTCCCTGTCTGCttcccaaaaagaaaaacaagcataGGAATCTTGACGAGCTTCCATGGAGTGCAATGACAAATGATGAACAG GTTGAATATATTGAATATTTGAGTCGCAAAGTCAGTACAGAGATGGGCCTTCGAGAGCAACTtgatattattaaaattattgaTCCTACTGCTCAGATCTCACCTACAGATAGTGAATTCATTATTGAATTGAACTGTCTCACAGATGAAAAGCTGAAACAG GTGAGAAACTATATCAAGGAACACGGACCTCGCCAGCGGTCTGCAagggagagctggaaaagaagCAGCTACAGCTGTGCAAGTACCAGTGGTGTGAGTGgggccagtgccagcagcagcagtgccagcatggtcagctcagccagcagcagtggcTCCAGCGTTGCCAACTCCGCCTCAAACTCCAGTGCCAACATGAGTCGAGCGCACAGCGACAGCAATTTGTCCACAAGTGCTGCAGAAAGAATCCGGGATTCAAAA AAACGTTCCAAGCAACGGAAACTCCAGCAAAAGGCCTTACGGAAGAGACAGCTGAAAGAACAAAGACAAGCCCGTAAGGAAAGACTGAGTGGATTGTTTCTTAACGAAGAAGTGCTGTCTTTAAAAGTGACTGAGGAGGACCATGAAGGAGATGTAGATGTTTTAATGTGA